GGCTTTCCGTGAGGCCTGGCGCGTCTTGAAGCCCGGAGGCCGGCTGGCGATCAGCGACATCGTGGCAGATCGGCCGTTCAGCCCGGCCCTGCGCTCAGATGTTACATCCTGGACCGCATGCGTGTCGGGGGCGCTGAGCGAGGAGGAGTACCTGGCGCTGATCGCGCAAGCCGGTTTTTCCGACTTCGTTATTGCGCGTAGTGATAGACTACTTACCAAAGACGGAACGCAGATATACAGCGTACACATCAAAGCAACCAAAAGCCCAAAAGCCAGATGAACCGAGGAGGGCCTGGTGATGGTGCAAGCGGTGCTCCTCTCGATTCAGGTGGGGATGCCACAGGTTTTCGATAATGGCGATCCAGCTCGGCGCCCTTGGTTATCGGCGTTCATCAAGAAGCCAGTAGCTGGGCCGATCTGGTTGGGGCGTACGAACCTGGCCGGCGATGTTCAGGCGGACCTCCAAAATCATGGTGGCCCGGATAAGGCGGTGCTAGCTTACGCGGCCGCTCACTACATGAACTGGCGCGTGGAGCTGGGTCGGCCTGACCTCCCGTACGGCGCGTTCGCCGAGAACTTTACGGTGGATGGGCTTGATGAGTGGACAGTCTGCATCGGAGATGTCTACGCGATCGGGGAGACGCAGGTGCAGGTGTCCCAGCCGCGCCAGGCATGCTGGAAGATCTCACGCCGGTGGGGAATAGAAGATTTAACAGAGCGGGTGGTGGCTACAGGGCGCACCGGTTGGTACTTTCGCGTTCTGGTGGAAGGATATGTCGAGCCTGGGTTGCCAGTAATCCTGCTTCACCGGCCGTTCCCGCAGTGGACTGTTGCTCGCGCCACCGAGGTGATGCGACATCGGCGAACGCTTCCGGACGCAGCCAGGGAGCTGGCGGCCTGTCCGCTGCTGTCCGCTCACTGGCGTGAGACTTTGTTGATCGCGCGCTGACAGACGAGGACGAGATGCCCGCGGGGATTGCGATCCGAAAGATGACGGAACGGGATGTAGACGAGGTTGCTCGCACCTTTGCCGTATGGCGCAGGTCGCGCGCTCTGTATCAGCGCTACTTTAGCGAGCAA
This genomic interval from Anaerolineae bacterium contains the following:
- a CDS encoding MOSC domain-containing protein; the protein is MVQAVLLSIQVGMPQVFDNGDPARRPWLSAFIKKPVAGPIWLGRTNLAGDVQADLQNHGGPDKAVLAYAAAHYMNWRVELGRPDLPYGAFAENFTVDGLDEWTVCIGDVYAIGETQVQVSQPRQACWKISRRWGIEDLTERVVATGRTGWYFRVLVEGYVEPGLPVILLHRPFPQWTVARATEVMRHRRTLPDAARELAACPLLSAHWRETLLIAR